A genomic stretch from Mus pahari chromosome 6, PAHARI_EIJ_v1.1, whole genome shotgun sequence includes:
- the Slc6a9 gene encoding sodium- and chloride-dependent glycine transporter 1 isoform X1, with amino-acid sequence MVGKGAKGMLNGAVPSEATKKDQNLTRGNWGNQIEFVLTSVGYAVGLGNVWRFPYLCYRNGGGAFMFPYFIMLIFCGIPLFFMELSFGQFASQGCLGVWRISPMFKGVGYGMMVVSTYIGIYYNVVICIAFYYFFSSMTHVLPWAYCNNPWNTPDCAGVLDASNLTNGSRPAALSGNLSHLSNYTLPRTSPSEEYWRLYVLKLSDDIGNFGEVRLPLLGCLGVSWVVVFLCLIRGVKSSGKVVYFTATFPYVVLTILFVRGVTLEGAFTGIMYYLTPQWDKILEAKVWGDAASQIFYSLGCAWGGLITMASYNKFHNNCYRDSVIISITNCATSVYAGFVIFSILGFMANHLGVDVSRVADHGPGLAFVAYPEALTLLPISPLWSLLFFFMLILLGLGTQFCLLETLVTAIVDEVGNEWILQKKTYVTLGVAVAGFLLGIPLTSQAGIYWLLLMDNYAASFSLVVISCIMCVSIMYIYGHRNYFQDIQMMLGFPPPLFFQICWRFVSPAIIFFILIFTVIQYRPITYNHYQYPGWAVAIGFLMALSSVICIPLYALFQLCRTDGDTLLQRLKNATKPSRDWGPALLEHRTGRYAPTTTPSPEDGFEVQPLHPDKAQIPIVGSNGSSRFQDSRI; translated from the exons ATGGTAGGAAAAGGTGCCAAAGGGATGTTG AATGGTGCTGTGCCCAGCGAGGCCACCAAGAAGGACCAGAACCTCACACGGGGCAACTGGGGCAACCAGATCGAGTTTGTACTGACGAGCGTGGGCTATGCCGTGGGCCTGGGCAATGTCTGGCGTTTCCCATACCTCTGCTATCGCAACGGGGGAG GCGCCTTCATGTTCCCCTACTTCATCATGCTGATCTTCTGCGGGATTCCTCTCTTCTTCATGGAGCTCTCCTTCGGCCAGTTTGCAAGCCAGGGCTGCCTGGGGGTCTGGAGGATCAGCCCCATGTTCAAAG GCGTGGGCTATGGTATGATGGTGGTGTCCACGTACATCGGCATCTACTACAACGTGGTCATCTGTATCGCCTTCTACTACTTCTTCTCATCCATGACGCACGTGCTGCCCTGGGCGTACTGCAATAACCCCTGGAACACACCCGACTGTGCCGGTGTGCTGGACGCTTCCAACCTCACCAATGGCTCCCGGCCCGCTGCCCTGTCTGGTAACCTATCTCACCTGTCCAACTACAccttgccaaggaccagccccAGCGAGGAGTACTGGAG GCTGTATGTGTTGAAGCTGTCAGATGACATTGGAAACTTTGGGGAAGTGCGGCTTCCCCTCCTGGGCTGCCTCGGCGTCTCCTGGGTGGTTGTATTCCTCTGTCTCATCCGAGGCGTCAAGTCTTCAGGAAAA GTGGTGTACTTCACAGCTACATTCCCCTATGTGGTGCTGACCATTCTGTTTGTTCGTGGAGTGACCCTGGAAGGAGCCTTCACGGGTATCATGTACTACCTGACCCCACAATGGGACAAGATCCTGGAGGCCAAG GTGTGGGGGGATGCAGCCTCTCAGATCTTCTATTCCCTGGGCTGTGCATGGGGTGGCCTCATCACCATGGCATCCTACAACAAATTTCACAACAACTGCTACCG GGACAGCGTCATCATCAGTATCACCAACTGTGCTACCAGCGTCTATGCTGGCTTCGTCATCTTCTCCATCCTGGGCTTCATGGCCAATCACCTGGGTGTGGATGTGTCTCGGGTGGCAGACCATGGGCCTGGGCTAGCTTTCGTCGCTTACCCTGAGGCTCTTACGCTGCTTCCCATCTCCCCACTCTGGTCcttattgtttttcttcatgCTCATCTTGCTGGGGCTGGGTACTcag TTCTGCCTCCTAGAGACCCTAGTCACTGCCATTGTGGATGAGGTGGGGAATGAGTGGATTCTGCAGAAGAAGACCTACGTAACCTTGGGTGTCGCTGTGGCTGGCTTCTTGCTGGGCATCCCCCTTACCAGCCAG GCAGGCATCTACTGGCTGCTGCTGATGGACAACTATGCAGCCAGCTTCTCCTTGGTTGTCATCTCCTGCATCATGTGTGTATCCATCATGTACATCTATG GGCACCGAAACTACTTTCAGGACATCCAGATGATGCTGGGATTTCCCCCGCCTCTCTTCTTCCAGATCTGTTGGCGCTTTGTTTCTCCAGCTATCATCTTT TTCATTCTCATCTTCACGGTGATCCAGTACCGGCCAATCACCTACAACCACTACCAGTACCCAGGCTGGGCTGTGGCCATCGGCTTCCTCATGGCTTTGTCATCTGTCATCTGCATCCCACTATACGCGCTGTTCCAGCTCTGCCGCACTGATGGGGACACACTTCTTCAG CGTTTGAAAAATGCCACAAAGCCAAGCAGAGACTGGGGCCCCGCCCTCCTGGAGCACCGGACTGGGCGCTACGCTCCCACTACAACCCCCTCTCCCGAAGATGGGTTTGAGGTCCAGCCACTGCACCCGGACAAGGCCCAGATCCCGATCGTGGGCAGTAACGGCTCCAGCCGCTTCCAGGACTCCCGGATATGA
- the Slc6a9 gene encoding sodium- and chloride-dependent glycine transporter 1 isoform X2, which translates to MFPYFIMLIFCGIPLFFMELSFGQFASQGCLGVWRISPMFKGVGYGMMVVSTYIGIYYNVVICIAFYYFFSSMTHVLPWAYCNNPWNTPDCAGVLDASNLTNGSRPAALSGNLSHLSNYTLPRTSPSEEYWRLYVLKLSDDIGNFGEVRLPLLGCLGVSWVVVFLCLIRGVKSSGKVVYFTATFPYVVLTILFVRGVTLEGAFTGIMYYLTPQWDKILEAKVWGDAASQIFYSLGCAWGGLITMASYNKFHNNCYRDSVIISITNCATSVYAGFVIFSILGFMANHLGVDVSRVADHGPGLAFVAYPEALTLLPISPLWSLLFFFMLILLGLGTQFCLLETLVTAIVDEVGNEWILQKKTYVTLGVAVAGFLLGIPLTSQAGIYWLLLMDNYAASFSLVVISCIMCVSIMYIYGHRNYFQDIQMMLGFPPPLFFQICWRFVSPAIIFFILIFTVIQYRPITYNHYQYPGWAVAIGFLMALSSVICIPLYALFQLCRTDGDTLLQRLKNATKPSRDWGPALLEHRTGRYAPTTTPSPEDGFEVQPLHPDKAQIPIVGSNGSSRFQDSRI; encoded by the exons ATGTTCCCCTACTTCATCATGCTGATCTTCTGCGGGATTCCTCTCTTCTTCATGGAGCTCTCCTTCGGCCAGTTTGCAAGCCAGGGCTGCCTGGGGGTCTGGAGGATCAGCCCCATGTTCAAAG GCGTGGGCTATGGTATGATGGTGGTGTCCACGTACATCGGCATCTACTACAACGTGGTCATCTGTATCGCCTTCTACTACTTCTTCTCATCCATGACGCACGTGCTGCCCTGGGCGTACTGCAATAACCCCTGGAACACACCCGACTGTGCCGGTGTGCTGGACGCTTCCAACCTCACCAATGGCTCCCGGCCCGCTGCCCTGTCTGGTAACCTATCTCACCTGTCCAACTACAccttgccaaggaccagccccAGCGAGGAGTACTGGAG GCTGTATGTGTTGAAGCTGTCAGATGACATTGGAAACTTTGGGGAAGTGCGGCTTCCCCTCCTGGGCTGCCTCGGCGTCTCCTGGGTGGTTGTATTCCTCTGTCTCATCCGAGGCGTCAAGTCTTCAGGAAAA GTGGTGTACTTCACAGCTACATTCCCCTATGTGGTGCTGACCATTCTGTTTGTTCGTGGAGTGACCCTGGAAGGAGCCTTCACGGGTATCATGTACTACCTGACCCCACAATGGGACAAGATCCTGGAGGCCAAG GTGTGGGGGGATGCAGCCTCTCAGATCTTCTATTCCCTGGGCTGTGCATGGGGTGGCCTCATCACCATGGCATCCTACAACAAATTTCACAACAACTGCTACCG GGACAGCGTCATCATCAGTATCACCAACTGTGCTACCAGCGTCTATGCTGGCTTCGTCATCTTCTCCATCCTGGGCTTCATGGCCAATCACCTGGGTGTGGATGTGTCTCGGGTGGCAGACCATGGGCCTGGGCTAGCTTTCGTCGCTTACCCTGAGGCTCTTACGCTGCTTCCCATCTCCCCACTCTGGTCcttattgtttttcttcatgCTCATCTTGCTGGGGCTGGGTACTcag TTCTGCCTCCTAGAGACCCTAGTCACTGCCATTGTGGATGAGGTGGGGAATGAGTGGATTCTGCAGAAGAAGACCTACGTAACCTTGGGTGTCGCTGTGGCTGGCTTCTTGCTGGGCATCCCCCTTACCAGCCAG GCAGGCATCTACTGGCTGCTGCTGATGGACAACTATGCAGCCAGCTTCTCCTTGGTTGTCATCTCCTGCATCATGTGTGTATCCATCATGTACATCTATG GGCACCGAAACTACTTTCAGGACATCCAGATGATGCTGGGATTTCCCCCGCCTCTCTTCTTCCAGATCTGTTGGCGCTTTGTTTCTCCAGCTATCATCTTT TTCATTCTCATCTTCACGGTGATCCAGTACCGGCCAATCACCTACAACCACTACCAGTACCCAGGCTGGGCTGTGGCCATCGGCTTCCTCATGGCTTTGTCATCTGTCATCTGCATCCCACTATACGCGCTGTTCCAGCTCTGCCGCACTGATGGGGACACACTTCTTCAG CGTTTGAAAAATGCCACAAAGCCAAGCAGAGACTGGGGCCCCGCCCTCCTGGAGCACCGGACTGGGCGCTACGCTCCCACTACAACCCCCTCTCCCGAAGATGGGTTTGAGGTCCAGCCACTGCACCCGGACAAGGCCCAGATCCCGATCGTGGGCAGTAACGGCTCCAGCCGCTTCCAGGACTCCCGGATATGA